Below is a window of Pseudoalteromonas undina DNA.
TTTTTCTACGCGATTTAATGTAACGGTAGCAATACCCTGTTTTTTTTCTAATTTTATCATTATGCACTCCTCTGACCTGTTGTTTGAGCTTATGTTTTTATTGATGTTAAGTAAAGTGGATGAAGATGAATAAAAACAAAGTGAATTTTTTAATGTAAGTTGGGTCTATTCCCTTTAAAGGAAAATTTAATTTAAAAGGTCAGCAGACCTTAATACAAACCCATCCAACAATATCTATAAGTATTAGGTAAAAGTAAAAAAGCCAGTATTTAACGTGTTTTTTTTATCAAAACCCTAGCAACTTTTGATATTATGATTGCCACTTAAAAGCTCAGAGGTTAACCATTCATGTCAGATCCACGTTTATTTACGGTAGAAGAAGCAACTCATCAAGCTTATGATATTTTTTTAGAGCTGGCTCCCAATAATTTAAGCGACAAAGATATTGAAGAATTTAACCTACACCGTGAAGAACTAGGCTTTATTGAAGAAGATGAGCCCGATGAACAGTGGCAAGACTTTGTTGCCCTAGAAATTGAACCTGAGCATTTTATTCAAGTATTAGTTGGCCTTGAGTTTGATAACGAAGACGTATTATTTGCGAAAATTTTAATTAGCCGTGATAAAGACGCGCCTTTTTGTCATATTTTGTGGAAAGAAAGTGAATAACCATTTCTCTGCTTTTTTGTTATTGCCATTTGTAAGAGAACGTATTTTGCGAAACTCCTTTGTATTACTGCTTTTATTATTTAGCTGCTTTAGCTGGGCAGTTGATCCCTTTGAAGATTTTCATGAGTATGGGGAGCTCTCTGATGAAGAAATTCATGAGTTACACAAAGGCGAAGTATTGTATGGTGATACCGAATTTGGTTTTATTTTAAGTAAAGGTAACACTAATTCCATCAGTTTTAAGCTTAAAGGGAACCTTTATCAAGATTTTGAAAACTGGCGAAATCAATTCAAAATAGACTCTTTGTACAAACGTGACGAAAACGAAGAAACGGGTGAGTCGGATGTTACTGCTAATCGCGTGTTTTTCTCTGCACAGGGTAACTATAAAATAGGTGTTAAAAACTCGTCTTTCTTTATTTACGGGGATTATGAAGAAGATCAATTTAGCGGCCTTGATTTTAAAAGTACGGTAGCAACCGGTTATGGCGCACGTGTTTATCAAGGGGTTAAAAATAAGGTAGATATAGATATTGGCCCAGGTCTATACCGCTCAGTTGCTGATGATGAGTCAACAGCACTTGAAGACGATAAAGACAAAATGGGTTATTTACTTCGTATTGCAATGCAGTGGGAACGGTTGGTATCTAAGCGTACCCGATTTAATCAAGATATCAGTATAGAACAGTCTTTGTCTGGGCTTAACTCACGGTTAAAGTCAGAAACGGCATTAATTAGCCAAGTGGTTGGCGCGGTATCGTTAAAGTTTGCTTATATGTATCGTTATAATTCTAAGCCTGAAGAAGATAAACTAAAATACGATTCAGAGCTCAGTGCCACCTTAGTGTACAGTTTTTAATTTTTTAACTTTTTAATAGAGAGTGTTATGTATCAGCATAAGCAGTATGCGGTATTTATATTTGTAGTATTAGCGTGGATCAGTGGTTTTGTTGCGCTTGCATGGAATTTAATTGGTGCCGATGCCCCGTTAATCGTATTTGCTGGTATTTTAGTGCTGGTGGGTTTTTTGTTCCACGGTTTAACCATTAAAGTTGACGAAACTCATGTTAGCTGGGCATTTGGCCCTGGGGTTGCAGGCCAAAAATTAGCATTAGAAGACATAGTGGACGTAAAGCCAGTACAAAATTCATACCGCCATGGTATTGGTATTCGCATTACACACGATGGGTGGATTTATTCGGTATCAGGCTTTAGTGCGGTGCAATTAACGCTTCAAGATGGCACTCAGTATCGCTTAGGCACGAATGACCAAGCAGGATTAGTTGCTGCGCTTGAAGATAAAATAACCCCTGCTGAAATGCCAGCAGCAGAGCCTCAAGCCAAATTACGAACACAGAATAATATGCTATAAAAAAAGCGCCTTAGGCGCTTTTTTATAAACTTATAGTAATTTTATTTAGCGGGTTTTAGTGCTCGTGGCCACAGCCGCCTTCACCATGTACGTGGCCATGCTCAAGCTCTTCGGCTGTTGCATCGCGTACCTCTAAAATTTCTACATCAAAGTTAAGTGTAATACCGGCAAGTGGATTATTACCATCAACAATCACTTCTTCGTCTTGAATGTCGATGATCATTACTGACTGGTCGCCGTCATCTGTGGTTGCACGAAATTGCATGCCCACTTCAATTTCCATACCTTCAAACATTGATTTTGGTACGGCTTGCATTAGGTGATCATGACGCTCACCGTAACCTTCTTCAGGCTCTACTTTTACGCTTAGTGTATCGCCAGCTTGCTTGCCTTGCAGCGCGTTTTCAAGCCCTGAGATCAGGTATCCTGTACCAACGATAAAAATTAATGGCTCACCGCCAAATGAGTTATCAATGGTATTGCCGTCATTATCTAAAACAGAGTAATGCATTTTTACCACTTTATTTGCTGCAACGATCATAGTCATTCCTATTATTCATCTTCAAGAGAGTAAGGTAGAGGCAGAATGTTTAGCTCTACCGAAGGGGTGTGTTTTGCACGAAGAGTCTGATCGATATCAGTATCGTTTGGCAACACGACCAAACCAGTTAAAGTCTGTGTTTGTTCATTATAGCTTTGCGCAATAAGTTTACCTGCGCGGCGCCAGTTTTCACCTAATTGAGTTTCAATGTCGGGTGCTTCGAGTAACCCCTCACTTTGCCCAGAAACGATATACATAGCACGTTTGTTTTTGCCTAGGTACTTCATACGTGCAACGGTTTCTTGGCCTGTGTAGCAACCCTTTTTAAAGCTAATGCCGTTAATGGCTTGCAGATTAACCATTTGCGGTACGTATTCATCAATCGCATCGACACTTAATTGCGGTTCACCAGCGAGTATAGACGCTTGTTGCCATAGGGCATCGTTGTCGAGGGTCGATACGTCGTCAGGTAGGCAAAATTGGCTATCAACCATCAATAAAACGCGGTTTGATGCAAGTTTAAGGGCTTTACCGTGAGCGAAGTCACAAGCCGTTGCGTCATCGCTGAAGTGAATATCGAGTTGTACGAGTATGTCTGTTAAGTTATCGCCAAGTAGACCAATTAATCGCTCTGATGCTTTATTAATTTCAACTTTTGCAAATACAGCGTATTTTTTTAATTCAGCTAGTGAACGTTCGACTTCAGCACTTGAACCAGCTAAAAAGTAACTTTGTTGATAAGAAAATAGCTTAAATACACCCCATAACTTACCTTTTGCACTGCAGTGACCTGCCCACAAAAAGTTATCGTTGTTAAGTTTATTTAGATCTTGAGTGATTTGTCCGTGGAGGTACGATAATTTATCTGCGCCTGAGAGGCTAATAACCTGATGTGATAAAGGACATGCATAAACCTGAGACATAAACACCTTCTTTGCAATAACAAATGAGGTCACATAATAACGTAGTTAAAGCGTATGGTACAGCGACTAACAGACGATGTTTTTATAACTTAGTGCTGTTAAATTAACGCGTATTTGGTAAACTCGAGTTAATTAAATATGAGGTTTAAAATGGTTGAAATACATAGTAAAGCACGTATCCGTTGGGCTTGTCGCCGTGGCATGTTAGAGCTAGATGTTTTGTTTATGCCGTTTGTTGAAGAAGCTTATGATTCGTTAGATGCTAAACAGCAAGCGATTTTTCAGCGTCTATTAACGCAAGAAGACCCAGATTTATTCGCTTGGTTTATGGGCCATGAAGAATGTAAAGACGCAGAGCTAAACAGCATGGTTCAGCTAATTTTAGACCGAGTTCGTGTATAGATTTACCGTTACAGATAATAAAACAGACCACAAACCGATTGTGGTCTTTTTTTGTGTGCTGACTTTAGTGTTGTGCCTATTTATGAACTCGGTGGTGGCAACTCTTTTTTGTATTGCACTTAATACACTTGCTGGCATTATTGTTTGGCGAAAAATCGTGGCTGCTCAACCACAGCAAGGCATTATACTCTTAGAGCCGAATCAATTTCGTTTTGAAGGATCAGGCAGGCAAATTCAAGGGGTAATTAGTAAGCAAAGCCGGTTACTTGGTCAGAGTGTGTGGCTGTATATTAATGGCTTTAGTAAAAACTATTGGCTGATTATCTCAGCCAATAGTGTTGATGAGCAAAGCTATGCGCGCTTAAAACGGGCAACGCTTGAAGCAATTAATTACGTAGCGGAGTCAAAATAGTGGGCGTTGGGTTCTCATTTTGCTCTGGATAATCAATAGTAAAGTGTAGTCCACGACTTTCTTTACGTTCCATTGCGCTTCTAATTATAAGCTCGGCAACTTGTACCAAATTACGTAACTCAAGTAAGTTATTACTCACTCTAAAGTTTGCGTAATAATCGTGTATTTCCTGTTGTAGCAGTTCAACACGATGCAGCGCACGTTCAAGGCGTTTTGTTGAGCGTACAATCCCCACATAATCCCACATAAATAATCGTAGCTCATGCCAGTTATGGGTGATCACGATTTCTTCATCTGAGTTAGATACACGGCTTTCATCCCAACTAGGTAAATCTACCAGCGCGGGTGCGGTCTCTATTTTACTTAAAATGTCTTTTGCTGCTGCATGGGCAAATACAATGCACTCTAATAATGAGTTACTTGCCATGCGGTTAGCACCATGTAAGCCGGTATAAGCCACTTCACCCACAGCGTATAAATTTGCTAAATCCGTTTTGCCATTAAAGTCGGTCATTACGCCACCACAGGTGTAATGTGCCGCAGGAACGACAGGGATTGCT
It encodes the following:
- a CDS encoding FKBP-type peptidyl-prolyl cis-trans isomerase; translation: MIVAANKVVKMHYSVLDNDGNTIDNSFGGEPLIFIVGTGYLISGLENALQGKQAGDTLSVKVEPEEGYGERHDHLMQAVPKSMFEGMEIEVGMQFRATTDDGDQSVMIIDIQDEEVIVDGNNPLAGITLNFDVEILEVRDATAEELEHGHVHGEGGCGHEH
- a CDS encoding HI1450 family dsDNA-mimic protein, whose product is MSDPRLFTVEEATHQAYDIFLELAPNNLSDKDIEEFNLHREELGFIEEDEPDEQWQDFVALEIEPEHFIQVLVGLEFDNEDVLFAKILISRDKDAPFCHILWKESE
- a CDS encoding succinate dehydrogenase assembly factor 2, giving the protein MVEIHSKARIRWACRRGMLELDVLFMPFVEEAYDSLDAKQQAIFQRLLTQEDPDLFAWFMGHEECKDAELNSMVQLILDRVRV
- a CDS encoding DUF481 domain-containing protein gives rise to the protein MRNSFVLLLLLFSCFSWAVDPFEDFHEYGELSDEEIHELHKGEVLYGDTEFGFILSKGNTNSISFKLKGNLYQDFENWRNQFKIDSLYKRDENEETGESDVTANRVFFSAQGNYKIGVKNSSFFIYGDYEEDQFSGLDFKSTVATGYGARVYQGVKNKVDIDIGPGLYRSVADDESTALEDDKDKMGYLLRIAMQWERLVSKRTRFNQDISIEQSLSGLNSRLKSETALISQVVGAVSLKFAYMYRYNSKPEEDKLKYDSELSATLVYSF
- the ygfZ gene encoding tRNA-modifying protein YgfZ, which translates into the protein MSQVYACPLSHQVISLSGADKLSYLHGQITQDLNKLNNDNFLWAGHCSAKGKLWGVFKLFSYQQSYFLAGSSAEVERSLAELKKYAVFAKVEINKASERLIGLLGDNLTDILVQLDIHFSDDATACDFAHGKALKLASNRVLLMVDSQFCLPDDVSTLDNDALWQQASILAGEPQLSVDAIDEYVPQMVNLQAINGISFKKGCYTGQETVARMKYLGKNKRAMYIVSGQSEGLLEAPDIETQLGENWRRAGKLIAQSYNEQTQTLTGLVVLPNDTDIDQTLRAKHTPSVELNILPLPYSLEDE